caaaagatgtTCATGTCCCAATAAAACgacttaaataaaaataaattcataCTAAGAACTTGATACCTGACTTACatggtctccttctgtctctaaATGCAACTTACATCAACACCATTAAAGCCCTTTTAccaaaacacaatcacacttTACAGATGATATGTTTCAATTATTAAGCCAGTTTCTCACAGATCCATCGCAAAGCAGTGTTACACGACACATCATTCCAGCTGTTTTGTGTGTTCTGGTCAGGTTTTATGACAGCGCAGTCCTCCTCCACGGTTGAACCTATTCCCCCGTTATTAGGCTCAACTACATTGGCGTCACGGTACCAGTACCTAAGAGGAGGATAAGACATTTCACAggagtgttctcttcactaaaGCGGCCAAAATAACATTCAATGAAGCTTAAAGTCTtttcagtaaaataaaaatgaggaatGACATTTTCTAACCGAGTTTATTTCTTTGTGTAGTGCACAACAAATATTAGAAGAGTTAGACtaaagataataataacaataataataataataataagtgtaGCAATAGTTGTATATGTGTCGATCTTTAAATATTGTTGTGTGTCTTACTTTGCAGTCAGTAGAGTTCCATCAATCCATTTCCAGGTGCCCTCGGTGTCTTTGTCACTCAAACCAATCCAACTAAGACGTGTGTTGATGATTGAGAGGAATTTCTGTTCAAGATTAAAGAAATTCTGTAattatttgatgttttatttttaaacatgctATTAGGGGAGTTTACAGGGATTTATCTTAAGAATCTGATAAGAATTCAACTATAACAATAGCTCAAACATATtcaatgttattttaatgtcaTTCTATCGGATGAAGagaaaacaatatatttcaatattttgtCTACATCTGTATCGACAAATATACAGAATATAGCGTAAGGGCATGAATAccaatgaaattaaatataaaatatatcacagaataaaagaatatcaacaataaaacaatacagtgTAGCATGATGAAAAAGGAGCAGGTGTGGTAAGTGGTGGACGATGTACtcatatatttattcaaataaaggTTCATAAACTACATTATTAGGTAAAAGTCCTCTTCGTCCAGAATCATATTAGTATTCTTTGTCTGATTCAACGTTTACATAACATTTATCGTCCATAATTTTACAGTtcacggttgttgttgttgttgtgccaGACGCGTAGTGGAGTTTCCAGTCTTAATTTGGCGATCGCCGCCGAGCTAagaactgaaatgacaactatCGGTCGCACAAAATCTAACTGCTATTTTCAGtgtgcagtgatacggaacgctgaGGTCAAtgtaaacatgtacagtatattatGGCTCGATAAAGTACaccctgtgactcactctcaaccaatcagaacgctggatttcatctatcCGTATTAGGATTCTTGATACAAAGCTGAATTTGACTCTACATGGAGCATAACTCACTAAATGAACGTCATCTGTGTTGAAGatgacttgaaactagagattgagaccataaactcatgtttacaatgtttactgagggaataaatcaagagagaagtagagtcatttcctcatagacttctatgggaccagaggagtcgccccctgctggtcactacagagaagtagagtcatttcctcatagacgtctatgggaccagaggagtcgccccctgctggtcactacagagaagtagagtcatttcctcatagacgtctatgggaccagaggagtcgccccctgctggtcactacagagaagtagagtcatttcctcatagacgtctatgggagcagaggagtcgccccctgctggtcactacagagaatgcagcttcaacacAAATTGACTTTAACCTGTCGACAACAAGCTTCTACCATGTGGGTGAAAAACTGAGCCAGAACAAACGTCCAACAGGAATATCGTGTACTCGTGTAAATCATctgtttgaaacatttttactctggtatctccatgttttaaagTACTTATAGGGCTGTTAGTGATTCTTTTTCAGGCGATTCTCAAAATTTGAggtgttatattgatttatttcttcaccagtaaaaTTTAAACCGGGTTTTCACATGAGAACACTCACTGGGGTTCCCTTTTATCCTGACAGAGAAATGTCCAGATAGACATAGTAGttccagagttattacacttttttcaTGGGTATGATattttggagcagaggccaaaacaCAAACTAGGTCACAAATTGGCTTTAATTGTAAAAGCCAGAGTTTGTCATCAATGGAAAAAACTgaatataacaataaataacacaCTACCTGTTCTTCAAGTGAGTTTATGATCACCAGATCTGCTCCTTGGGCTCTACAGTCCTTTCTGCCATTTTCCCAGGAACCATACCGTGTAGAGAGAAGATAACAGGAGGGACTGAACATCGTCCACCCCTCAGGACACGTTTTCTCtgcaaaagaagaaacatttaacGTCACACAAGAgtccttgtgtgtttttgttgactCTCTATTTTGAGCTGTGGAGCGTCACtgtgacacacatcactttactttaattaacattcattaattacaaatacattattttattttatattgtacCCTTTTCACGGTTCACGAGTTCAATGATGATAAATGGTTTTCTCTGGAAAAGAAGAAACCTTTAATGTCCTAAAATGAGAAAGGAGgaagttgtgttttttgctgAATCTGTATTTAGAGCGTTCAGCTGTGGAGcgtcactgtgacacacactttattttaaCGTACTGTTCTGTGTCCAACATTCATTACttctcacaaacaaaacacaattattATCTAACACAAATATACTATTTAATTTCAAATGTCATAGTGTATCCCTATATTTGACTATATACTTCTAAATGTTTCATCTCCTTCATACTCATACTTTGACAATGTACTTAATAAGTAATATTGAAGGGAGATTGAGAATTtaagattttcttttcaaacaacTGTTTTTTTCTGGTTGTTTTAAATCTGATTAATAACTTACAGTACAATTCCTCAATTCCCTCATTTGAAGGAAAGCAAAGACTTGAAAAAAATTACTAATTATTAAGTATTTCTTAAAGAGTTAAACAGCAGAAGACACACAGACCAGCACTTACTTTGTCTTAACAAGAGCTGAAGTCTGTCCTTCTCTTGGGTCAGTGCAGTGAAGTTGTCCTTCAGTGCAGTGAAGTTGTCCTTCAGCtggtctctctctgcagacactGAGGACAGCTTGTCTCCACTGACCTGAAGACGCTCCGTCAGGTTGGCTTTGATGGAGGAGAGTTCTGCAGCTGATGCATGCACTGAgtcatgaagacatgaagacatgatTCAATACATCACTGTTGTGTTCTATATTACAGAAACATCCCATCATCTTTTCacaggaaataataaatatactgaggaaatgttgtcatgacaaccaGCAACCTGAACTCTCTCAAATCTCAGGTTGGATGAAGACCAGACTCACCGTGGACACCGAGACAGACGAGTCCAGCCAGCAGGAGGACACTGAGCAGCCCCAGAGAGACAGCAACAGCCACATGAGATCTGCTCCTTGGGCTGCTGGGACCTGGACACATGAAGACCAGTCAGCACACTGGTCAGGAGAAGATGCACAGACTGATCATTCTTACCTGGGGCAGGTGTTGAAGGTCTTATGGAAACCTGAGACTTCACGTATTCAACGTTGGCGTAGATTTCGTCCATCGCTGTGAAGACGACCAGCTGTCAAATGATGAACTCGATGTTGCTTTCAATTTccaaatattttgacttttgagGAAGTTATAAGTTTCAGAGGTGCTAAAAGACATATATGTGCATAAAATAAAGCAGAACAACAACCATGCCCTTTCTTAGGGATGGTCAAAAATATATCAACGTATTGTATGTACTTACGAAATGTATTtcgatataaaaaaaacaaaatagccctcaaataaatgtgttaaaataaaatagaaaatacctTTTCTCCCAATTTGGTATAGCAGAGCATTCAGGTCTGGGCTTTATAATGTAAGAGCTTTGGTGAATCccacaaaaagggaaaacagtCACAGAATGTCAGTAGGCATGGGAATCGAGAACCGGTTCTTTTTTAGAACCGGTTCCTAGTGAACCGATTGTTTGGAATCGTCAGCCAATCTCTTTAACGGTCCTCTGTGGCGTTGCGCATGCGCAAACTTTTTTAGTTTCTTCTTTAGACTGCAGCAAACATGGCAACTAGGCAGAAGCGTTCTAAAGTTTGGCTCTATTTCACGCAACAAAATGACACCTACGCCACTTGTAACCTGTGTAAAAAGTATTTCGTCACAGAgaggaaatacaacaaatataaataagCATTTGTACACACAGCATGGAATTAAATTACAGGAATGTCATGTGTTCGATGCATGCAGCAGCTCAGCTAACGTCGCCGCTTCATCTCTTTCTGTCCAAGGTAACTCCTCAAAAGTGATCACAACCACTCACTGTGTGAAGCAATTTGCCTTTATTGTGTGTAGTTGATCAAGTCATCTTCTGTCCCTTCGTTAGAAGCATACATTTTCGCTCCGGCATTGGTCTCCCATTATTGATCACTTCACGTTTGGATTGAGTCCAGTGAGTCCAGTTTTGAGAAATGTTTGATCATAACGGTGCTAATTATCGGAGGGCGTGTGTTATCAGCAAACGTTCGCGTTATCGTGTTAACCCATTATTAAACTCAGCATATCGATTTTTAATCCATTATTAAACTTAGCATATGGCTACGCTAGCTTAGCTATAGAATCTGCCTCCCCCCTTAATGTGGCTTTTTGTCGGCTCAGCGATTTTGTTAGTGCCATTTGTTTCATTGTGTAAACCAGCTTTCACTATATAAATAATCTCCATTTCCATCCAATTTAGCTGATGACGTTCAGAGTCAGAGCGGTTCAGAGGCTGCTAGTCTGTCTGGGTCACAGCCACAGGCTACAGCTAGCGTCTTGTACCCCTCATCCTTTCTTCGAGgcagggaaaaataaaatgattgagGAGAGGATCAACGAATGTCACCGAGCAGTGACTAAGTTTGTGGTGAAAGGTTCGCACCCTTTTACTACGGTAGatacccttttaaaaaaaggaaggagcaCTGTAATTTCTAGGAACACGTTTAAATTAaacagaatacattttatttaagtcTTTTATATTAAGTTGAAGAGGAATATGTATAAATGTCTTTGGTtattcaatgttttttaaatgtgtatgtatacatactgtatatggtGTGAGTGTGCAGCATTATAGAAAATtatataaaagaaaattaatgtaaatatacccgtttgtgctctttttttaattgattggaTATTACTATTATTTTTAATCTACTGTCATAGCCTGGCTAATAGTGAACTATATTATCTGTCAGTAATTTTTATGGCATTATGACGTTCACATTGAGAAGATACAGTGTTGCGTCCTCAGCGCGAGATTATtgtttgaagaaagaaaatgcatcaATCGTTGAGAAGCGTTCATGAATAAGTACACCGGTTTTACCACAATGTAGCAGCAGCGCTAGAAACGGCGGTGGCTCCATCCAAGCTCTCAGCAGGAGAAAGACATGCGTTTTGCGCTGCTGTCCCGACGAGTGtattttgcatgttttacaGTAACcatcaatgaataaatacatgtggATCAAGACAAAACCAACGCTAAGTCTTTGACGGTGTTACATAATTGGCGAGCTAGCCAGGAGAAGCGGCGTGAATAGCCATCCAAGTCCAGCTTCATATTAAAAGACCTAAAGACCTAAACCGAGAAGAATGGAGGAGTTACAGGATCGAGTCAGGAAAGCATTGCTCACTCAGCTAGTTTTAGTGTGCCAGCATCTAAAGAGTAGCGAGCCAGAGAGGGGAGGGTTCGAGAGCCGTTCAAGAGGTGCCCTTATCAGGCAAACAGAAAACGCAAACGGAAGAGGGTGAAGAGGCTGAACAGTTTTGACAATACTTGAAAGATCGCCTGTCCTTCATTAAATCTCAAgaaaataatgatgaagagCCAGCAGCCTCGAACCCAGATAAATCAGAACTAAGTAACGTAGAACTAACTAAAGCAGTAAAATGCGCAACTCCAGAAAGAGCAGGAAGATGCACTGAAGTTacgagaagaagaaatggatgCAGCTGGAGAGGGCCAGCTGGAGAGGGTGAAGGCCATTACGacacaggagaagaaagagagaattCCTGAGGTGACCTTGGGGAGAGAGTTCCGGATTATAGGACAGATTGGGGGggcaggacagagggagagattgTCATATACTAGCCTCTTGAATCAAATTGAATCAGGgcagcaaaaacaaatattCTGAAGCAAAAATTACCAAAGCAGTCATGCGATATGCCCAGGCCTGCCCCTTAGGGACTTGTTGGAGATAAAGAGACCTCACACTGGCCATTTTAAAGACCATATTACGTGGTCACTACAAAGTGGACTCATCCTTCGATCTCCTGCAGAGACTGATGACGCTGGCACCCAGAGTTACACAGAGTTTCCTGTTTCAAGCTGTGGAGTTGAGGGAGAAATTATGCAagctgggggaggaggacaaagagacgaTTCAGAGACGATTCTTGCGATCGTTAGAGACTGGGCTCCTCAGCGACGCAGTGAAGTTCAAACTCAAACATGTGTGACCATCGAGTGAAGTGAGATGAAGTGCTGACACAGCATGTCAATGGAGCTGCAAATTTTGAACAAGAGAGGCAGCAAAAGATGAGAAAGACTCGCCCTCGCCCCCCCCAATAATAAGCGAGATCCAGATCGACCTACCCTTTGACCCTCAGCAGTCGGCATCCAGCGGTGAGGCAGAGCGGCACCACATCGCTGTGAGCACTGTGGATACAAGGGAAGTCTCCGGTAAAAACAAGAAAGGTCAATCACGCTGCAAGGATGAAGACACAGAATCGAGTAAGCACATTAATGACCTCAAGGCTGAGATACTGGTGATGAAGAAAATGTCACGGCCACAAACTCCTCCTCGCTACAGGCCGCCCGCACGCAGAGCCTGCCAAGAGTCCGGCAGAGATGAGTCGTGAAGCCATTGTTTCTGGTGTGGGCAGGAGGGACACCTCTCTTGCGGCGGCAGACAGCAGGGAAACGAGAGGGGGCTGCCAGGTCAGGGTCGGCAGTAGCCCCATTGAAGAGGTCCTCAGTTAGCAAAACAACTCTGTGGACACCGACAGGCAGCACACACCCTGATGGGCCATCCCCTGTCACCCCTCTTAAGCTACCGTTACCATGCCAGGCAATCCTCCCCTCTCAAGGCAAGACCAGGCTGATTAATCTGATCGGTGAGCGATGTCTAatacaatgtttttttgatgAGGTGCCAGTTGACGCACAAGCCAGTATTATTAATGAAGAATGGAGAAAGACTCATCTGCCCCATCGTCCAATGCGCCCCATTGAAGAACTGTTAGGTCCAGGTACTTCAGACTACCTCAAGACCAAGGCTCATGATCAATGCTCACATCAGCAAGAATCATCATTCCATCCGGGGCTTCACCAAAATGAGCCATAAGAACCGGAACAAcgtcatgtaatgtaacaacGTACAAAGTCAAATCTCCATCTAAACCCTCTTCTAGCCTTCGGCAATCAGGATTCCCCTTTTGGTCGGCAAAACTCTGTGAGAGTCTGATGACTAAAATTTCCTGGGGCATTTTGGCCCATGGAGTCTCAGATACGTTGGGCCATCGTAATTCTTGAGGAGGCAAACTGGCACCACTTGTTAGTTGTTGTGATAGCTGTTGTCAATAATCAtgacaagacaaataacacttaccaacgttacgtTTTGTAATCATTACATAAACATAAATATGGTATCTGTCATGACACGGCTCAAAGGAGATGACAAAAACGGGAGAGACGCAGTGCAAAGCcgatataaaaatatttttatttaagtaaagtaacaaaacctaaagtaaagcaaatatgAGTTGTGTacgtcatgtcagtgtgggtgcttgatcatgcaAGGTAGAGTGTTGTGAACATAAatgtcatttagccgacgcttttatccaaagcgaattaagtgcattcaaccatagggtacaaactcagaagaacaagaaagtgcaattttgtcaaataagccaatttacaatttgctataaatgagtgacgttacaagtacaatttaagtgctacaatttattagtctttagtcgaggtagagtctgaagaggtgtgtctttagtttgcggcggaagatgtgaaggctctctgcggtcctgatgtcttcagagagctcgttccaccatctcggagcaaggacagcaaagagtcgagatctagtcgagtattttgctctcagtgagggagggacgagcagtttatcagatgcagagcggagagtgcgggttgggatgtcgggtttgaccatgtcctggatgtaagctggacccgatccattcacagcatggtacgtgagcaccaatgtttagaactggatgcgggcggccaccggtagccagtgaagagagcggaggagtggagttgTGTGGGAGAATtaaggaaggttaaagaccagtcgagctgctgcattctagATGaactgcagaggtcgaatggcggtggcagggagaccagacaggagggagttgcagtagtccaagCGTGAGaggacaagagcctgaatcagtacctgatTTTCAAATGGTGGGCGGATATCCACTGAGAAATGTCAgtcagagatccgagccgccacctgggtgtccgagtgagggaaggagagaattagttgggtgtcatcggcatagctgtggtaggagaagccacgCGATCGAATGACAGTGtcgagagttggtgtagagcgagaagagaaggactcgggacggaaccctgaggaactcctgtAGTAAGAGGACATGGTTCCGACACAggtcctcgccaggttacctggtaggtgcggccgtcgaggtaggacgagagaaggtagagagcagagcctgagacacaaagttcctgaagggaggtgTTACGCCCTCCTCTAAAGAGAGGATACCGTAACTCGCCGTCACACGTGAGCTGGAAaaaaggtgggtgaggtgaaAAAATTGCGTGGGCGCACAAGCaggaccaacaaaacaaagtaccgTTTAAACAAGGTTTATTTCACCTATAATACGGTAgtgggggaaaaggggctgagcggaaccaaagcaaagaaattaaCCAATGAAACAGACCCCTAACCTATCTAGTCTAAACACAACCTGCTAAACTCTgataaatacagggggtggtccgcccaggtcttaccTAGTGTATATAGACAGAGGTTTATCTACGGGTAGTATGTAAACCCCAGGGTCTCTTACCTACACACTCCCATTGTGcggtccccttttccctgggacaacggaagaaacaaaaaataaaaagtacaaacaatGTGATAACCACAgacagaataacaacaataacttaACCTTCACCAGTTCAAATGATCCAAATACAtatgtaaacaaaacacaagaactgTCACTTGAACCCAGCTCCGCTCAAAACAATAGTTCCTTCCAAAAAATTTTCAGCAACAGTCCTTCTGGTCTCTCCCTCCCGACCTCATTTTAAGCCACGGCATCCTGCAGTTGATTGGCTGTGGGTGACCAGCAGGTGGGAGCGGGCAGTGGAGATTACTGCATGGTGGGTGTGTCAGAACACCTGTGGGaacacaaatcaaaacacacacaccctcccccaagcaggccgaggcacgtccatccatccattgtcaaaccgctgatcctgcacacagggtcgcgggggggtccatcccagccaacttcgggcgatagacagggtacatcctggattggtcgccagccaatcgcagggctacacagagacatacaaccattcacactcacattcacacacctacgggcaatttaaagtccccaattaacctgatccccagagcatgtctttggactgtgggaggaagccagagaacccggagagaacccagaatcaaatgcagcagagaggtccagaaggatgaggacagaggagagagaggcggctctagcagtctggagttgctctgagacagcaaggagagcagtctctgtggaacggccttgaagcctgactggtgggggtcaaggaagttgttatggtggagataggaggagagttggttaaagatagcacgttcaagagttttggacacaaagggaagaaaagaggccggtctgtagttgttgttttttcagaagggttgagggtgggtttcttcaggagagggttaactcttccttccttcagagaattgggaaaacagccagataacagagcattgttgatgagacaggtgaggaaaggaagaaggtcaggtgcgatagattgtagaagatgtgatggaatggggtcaagtgggcaggtggtcggacgggcagcggttactagggtaagaatttggttaggagagagggcggtgaaggaggaaagtgagggcgatagaggtgaagtcagtgggacgcaagaagtaggaggtgggtccATTGAAATCAAAGACACAGCTGCTCCCGTGTCAAGATCCAGATCAATGATATGGCCTTCAATCTTTGGGCTTATAATCAATGAAGAAGATGCTGCATTGCCTTTTCTTACTGCCACCACCACCTCAGTGTTGCCTACTGCTGAAACCATATGCATcttaattaatataataataattaagccACAGGTTGtgagcagggctgtagtggagggtaaacgcacataaacggcgtttacgcacctctaggattttggaaatagcgtttacgcacctataaatagcgtttatgcacctcaaagttccctgcgccttgtattcttccgttggaataatccggaataaacttggtgtaattttaaaacagctaagactacgtttcctattgttgaacatataaacgccgtagtctgaatccttttcatctgcgctgtattacggtctgtgagcatccaatcagtgccttgcggctgcagcagcaaccaatcaggatccaggaggtgtgtaaacacacgttgtggatcagcccagtggtccccaacctttcttacctcacggaccggtttcatgtcagacaatattttgcggaccagtcgagaaggtccgacggggggggtagtagtcgttgcgggcggaacgaccgacgggggggggtagtagtcgcgcgctctgtgttcgctggtcgtggtaaaaggacaagaaaaacgcctggtgacgcgtagattagaaaacaagtcagttctcaacgtgaaaaaaaacctgctgtataggctatttatgatgacataggtagtacatgagtgttcctttaacttatgttgtcagtgtaattgacaggctgcttaactggttaactcttaaattcaacatatttgttcaggcagtgagaggacaggcaatgatgcagagagcacagggagaggagaaacaccaggtccaatagagagagaagcacagaggaacacgttctggggttcatggctcctctgtgcaaagCAAGACCTGagtgtgttgacatacttttctttactgttttcttaaatttaacataatgcaatatagccaggacagccttacagagtcgcgatgAGGTCTGTAtaatcacaaaattcagagtttacccacctctaattttaccactacagcacagGTTGTGAGTCTGTTGGTGACCCACAATCAACACTTGGTTCAGAGCGCACTGCTGAGTGTAAAAAGACACCTGCATGCAAGTGTTCAAATCCAACACTTGATGGCGACCTTCTCTCACACCCAACAGGAACGGACTGAGAGCGTCCCTAGAAAGGACAAgtcctgaagacatttacatgaCAAGAAGTGCACCTGCTGTCTCATGCTATGTGTGAAGTGGACTGTATCATAGTAGTTATTGAGGGACATGAGCAGATGTTCATACTAGCTGGCTGCGTTGGTGAATGTGgcatatttaatgaaaacagcTCAAGTCGCCTTTGTTGCtctaataaatgtatttcaggATGAAGCTTTTTATTCAGATATCTATTTCGTACAATATGCAGCTTTGTTTCTtgtcaccagcacacacacacacacacacacacacgttaattTCCCAATAAAACGACTTAAAAGTCAAACTATAAAAATCAATTCATACTAAGAACTTGATACCTGACTTACatggtctccttctgtctctaaATGCAACTTACATCAACACCATTAAAGCCCTTTTGccaaaacacaatcacacttTACAGATGATATGTTTCAATTATTAAGCCAGTTTCTCACAGATCCATCGCAAAGCAATGTAACACGACAGATCACTCCAGCTGTATTGTGGGTTCTGGTAAGGTTTTATCCCAGCGCAGTCCTCCTCCCACCAGGAATTTCCTCCCCCGTTATCAGGCTCAACTACATTGGCGTCACGGTACCAGTACCTAAGAGGAGGATAAGACATTTCACAGGAATGTTCTCTTCACTAACGCGGACAAAATAACATTCAATGAAACCTAAAGTCtttccagtaaaaaaaaaaagaggaataacATTTTCTAACCAAGTGAGATTATTTCTTTGTGTAGTGCACAACAAATATTAGAAGAATTAGACTAaagataatgataataataataataacaataggtGCAGCAATAGTTGTATATGTGTCGATCTTTAAATATTGTTGTGTGTCTTACTTTGCAGTCAGTAGAGTTCCATCAATCCATTTCCAGGTGCCCTCGATGTCTTTGTCACTCAAACCAATCCAACTATGACGTGTGGTGAAGCTTGAGAGGAATTTCTGTTcaagataaaaatatatacattttgtaattattatttttaatgtattaagGAGGTTTAAGGATGTATTTTaaacattgtgaaaaataattatattaccAGCTCAATGTTATTCTAATGTAGGTATTATAgctgatgaaaagaaaatgacttaTCTGAATATTTGGTCTACATCAGTATTGACAAATATACAGAATATAGCCAGTGGGCatgaatacataaaataaaatatatcacaGAATGAAAATAATCTGAACATCAAAAACAATTAAGTACTCAGATGTACTCATATTGTAGTGGCCAGTTGAGAAAAAAGctttatttgactttaaatggaccataatttactaaatgaacatcatgctgtgttgaagaagacttgaaactagagactgagaccataaactcatgtttacaatgtttactgaggaaataaatcaagagagaagtagagtcatttcctcatagacgtctatgggagcagaggagtcgccccctgctggtcactacagagaggtagagtcatttcctcatagacgtctatgggagcagaggagtcgccccctgctggtcactacagagaagtagagtcatttcctcatagacgtctatgggagcagaggagtcgccccctgctggtcactacagagaagtagagtcatttcctcatagacgtctatgggagcagaggagtcgccccctgctggtcactatagagaagtagagtcatttcctcatagacgtctatgggagcagaggagtcgccccctgctggtcactacagagaagtagagtcatttcctcatagacgtctatgggagcagaggagtcgccccctgctggtcactatagagaagtagagtcatttcctcatagacgtctatgggagcagaggagtcgccccctgctggtcactacagagaagtagagtcatttcctcatagacgtctatgggagcagaggagtcgccccctgctggtcactacagagaagtagag
The window above is part of the Gasterosteus aculeatus chromosome 16, fGasAcu3.hap1.1, whole genome shotgun sequence genome. Proteins encoded here:
- the LOC144388775 gene encoding CD209 antigen-like protein C isoform X2 — translated: MDEIYANVEYVKSQVSIRPSTPAPGPSSPRSRSHVAVAVSLGLLSVLLLAGLVCLGVHAAELSSIKANLTERLQVSGDKLSSVSAERDQLKDNFTALKDNFTALTQEKDRLQLLLRQKKTCPEGWTMFSPSCYLLSTRYGSWENGRKDCRAQGADLVIINSLEEQKFLSIINTRLSWIGLSDKDTEGTWKWIDGTLLTAKYWYRDANVVEPNNGGIGSTVEEDCAVIKPDQNTQNSWNDVSCNTALRWICEKLA
- the LOC144388775 gene encoding CD209 antigen-like protein C isoform X1; translated protein: MDEIYANVEYVKSQVSIRPSTPAPGPSSPRSRSHVAVAVSLGLLSVLLLAGLVCLGVHVHASAAELSSIKANLTERLQVSGDKLSSVSAERDQLKDNFTALKDNFTALTQEKDRLQLLLRQKKTCPEGWTMFSPSCYLLSTRYGSWENGRKDCRAQGADLVIINSLEEQKFLSIINTRLSWIGLSDKDTEGTWKWIDGTLLTAKYWYRDANVVEPNNGGIGSTVEEDCAVIKPDQNTQNSWNDVSCNTALRWICEKLA